In Lolium rigidum isolate FL_2022 chromosome 7, APGP_CSIRO_Lrig_0.1, whole genome shotgun sequence, the DNA window ATGGCCCCACTAATTAATTCGTACTACAGGTACATATATTAGTAGTATGCTGATAGATACTAACAAAACTGTTCGGTGCCAAGCGTGTGTGCTTGGTAGAAGTGCGTAGAGGTAGTACAATACTGGATGAATAGATACCGTGTTGGCGACAGCTGgttcttcatcgtcatcggtGCTGCTATCCTCATCTGTTTCATCGTCATCAGTGCTGCTGTCCTCATCTGATTCATACTTTCGTACCATGTAGTCCTCCTGGCGGGGGACGACGATCTCATGGGGAAACACCTGCAGGATACCGAATCAAGTCACCAACAGCTAAAGGAGCGTACTTAATGAGTTGTTGGTCTTGTAAAACAAACCCATAACACATGATACAATCAGAGCGTCCTAGACCTACTACAGGAGCCCGGGATATAAGATATTATATTTAAAGTTTCATTATAGTTTGAAAAGATgacatatatatattattttttcCGAAAATGGAGACATAGCCCATATATGCCTCTTCATCGATTAATGCATGCAGCGTATATATGTGAACATGCGATCTATATATACAGTATATCTGCAAAAAAATTAACAATTGAACACATATGCATAGACGGATATGTGGGGGTGCATGCATTGTAGATACACATTATTAGTGTATTTTCTGTAGCAAAAATATACCATATctcttcatttattattacatggCATTTGTCATTTATATTTAGCTTGTTTAGCGAATTCAAGGATATTTTCACACTCACCATGCGTTTTCAAAAAATCTATAAGCTACAAGGAGCCTAGGAATGATATCCAAGATTATATACGCATATAATGGACATACCGTTGAGATACTACCATCACCCCACTTGACTAGAACGTGGCCATCAGGATGGTCAATGACATGCCCCACCCAAGAAAGATCGGCGGGGGAAACATTCTTATTCATCTCGCTCCATGATGATGGAAGGAGGCGAACAACGATACATCCCAGGTTAGAAGTATCACCAGATTCCCGTTCCAAACTGTACGTGCTCACGGTATCATTGCACTCGACCTCCCTAGCCTCGTTAGGGCACGCCGCCGCCTTGAACCATGACACATTCACTGTCTGGTCCTTGCAACAGACAGTTCTGACGATGCCGGCGCGCCTTGCCGGTTTGGTAACATCTGAAGCAATGTTATCATCGTTGATGGTACTAGCGGTCGAGCCGTCAAGAGATGCAGCATTGTCAAGCACATGATCACCAGGGAGGAATTCGTGGTCGTTCGTGATGTTGAAAGGGACCATGGACTTGGATGGTATGCCGCATTGACGTGTGCCGTCCTGCCACAACACGTCGACATATGTTTGGGTCTTGGCGACGGTCATGTGCAACTCCACCTTATTCATGTGCCCCCCTTGAAGATGGCATTTTCCAGAAGGAAGCTCAGGTACTTCTTCTTCGTCTCTATTGTGTGCTCCACGATTATCAGTGGTCATGTCCTCGTCGTCGTGTCGCTCCTCCGCTATTTGATGATCTTGAGCAAAATCTGAACCGCCATGCGTCGAACCGGGCTCCTTAAAGAAACAGTGGTCAGCTGGCCCCCATCCCATATTGTTGTAAGCCACCCAGAAGAAGGTCAAGTCATGAGGGTTTTGGTAGGCCGGAGGAGCAAATGCCTCGAGGAGCAGCGGGTCAGTGCCGCAGTGCCTGGACGCGATCCAGTGGACAAGGACGCCTGACATCTCCACCTTTACGACGGTGGCTACATCACGATCCGCGTTCCACTGTCCACGAAGCCACCTGGCGTCCTTGAAAACGCTACTGCAACAGCTGCGGACACGCTGCCCCGGGCAGAAAAAACTGTTCTTCTGACAAAGAATAACGCCGTGGGCAGTAAGTAGCTCTAGCAACCTGGACTTGGACTCCGCGTCGGCGACCGTGCAGAGGGCGCCGTCGTCGAACGACATGTCGGCGTCGACGCGAACCTCGGAGACCTGGCCGAGCCACGGGCCGGACACGACCAGGTCGCCGAGGCCGAGCGCCCTGGCGCGGCGCAGGCGCGACGCGGGCACGCTTCTGACGGCGGCCTCTGCCACCTCATCGCGCTCGTCGGTCCTGACCAGGTCGAGCCTGGTGGTGGCGCCGGTGACGACGCCGATCTGGCCGCCGGGGTCGGACGCCGACGCGACCACGTCGGCGATGTTGAGGTAGCTCCTGTCGATGACCGTGAGGTCGCTGCCCTTCTTGGTCACGAGGGTGTTGTCGAAGCGGATAATCTGGAACGTTCGGACGTCGTCCTCCGCGGTGGCCTCGGCCTCAAGGCCCTCGACTGCGCCGCAGTCGTGGAGCCCGGGCCCGAAGCTCACGAGGTCGTGCTGGTGGATGTCCATCTTCAGCTTCTCTTCtgagatcgatcgatcgatcgatgatCTTTGTTGACTATGGAATTATAGGGAGATTCGTTGTTGTTGAACAGGATCGATGGATCGATCACAAGTACGGCGTATATAAACCCTGTTTGGCTATACTGCAACGTATACGATTATGTTTGTAGGCGCGACCCTGATCATCAGCACAGCTGAACAAATTAAGATGAACCAAAAAAAATTCCATCAAAGTTTGGACGAGTTCTGGCTGGACTCTAATCAACGACGTGTTATGAGAGAAGTCCAGATTACCAAACCTGTCTCAAAGTTCTGGGTGGAATCTAATCATCTCTATTTTGGTTCAGTTTTCACCCTCAAACTCTAAGAACCGACTACAATCACCCCTTTCTCTAATTTGGCCACGCCATGGATTTTTCTTAAGGTGTGtttatgtctcagttgactgagattttctaagTCTCAGTCACCTCGAAAAATTGCAACTGTAGTTCAAAGAAAAATGTAACtcaattcagttgcacatttctggtaAAAAAGTGCAACACAAAAGTACAAGTCAAACActttttttgtaagtgacttagacgaAAATCTcagctgagacatagcaaaaccgtttttCTTAATCTGGGAGCTTTGCGTGACTCGAATTCTTGGAAGCGAGCGGGGTCCATGGATTGACTATCTTTGAGTATCCAGGGTTTTGTAGTCAAAACGATTGACTGAATTTCGAAATATACTAAAATACATCTAAATATAGACGAATATAGATGAATCTGCAATACTGATAAGGGTtgtccgatcttctcagtaagcacggtggatggtgatgaacacacgatgaacacagcggagataacacgatgaggaggtggagataacttgtatgacgccgacgaaatctctcgattgattcctgtcgctaatgcaacagctctcaaccccgtaagatattcgcaactccacacacttgggcacgtagccgccgaccacgaagcggtaaattgcaaccaTCTAGTTcctaatggaacaacagatcacacaaaactTTTAGTAGAAAAACACCaaatcgatgcgaattggtgtatagattcaatagagttgcaacgcaatcaactatgaactagggtttatcttaaacgtggtctaaaactaTAATGGGgatgtcctgggcacttatataggagttCAGGGGGTTTaggacgaccagaagtcgaaAAATAACAATAATAACCGatccagatcgggatctggtcgagactgactcggacacggccggccagGGGCCGgatggtccggtttggaccggaccagggaccgggctgCCTCCGGGCCAAGGGCGGGGCTCTCAATATACCCATCCGGATGGCACCGGCGCAGGAGCCAGCGGGCGCCGGGCTCATCCAGCGTGGGAGTCGGCATGACCGGGCGCGGGGCCGGATCGGCTGACGTGGCGGCCGGTTGCGCTGGGCGTGGCGCCGACCTGGACTTCTTCTCCgtccttcgcgcatgcctccctctcctccctcgcgcgtccatggggtgTCTTCATGTCCAATACCATGTCCAGCTGTTCtccttctcctcgtgcgatgcttcctTTATCCTCGTACCTAATCATACGCAAGTCAAATGACTTAAgtagtataaaattctcatcaatcaaagtatcgttgaagaacaagttcacctgttgttttagtagcttcgcacgagctcttgtcataggtctaattctaacttcattggacttgagcttcacatcaacatcctcttcatcttgtaatgacagAGGTAGTGGTTCGGTAGGGATTTCCTCATCAGATACTTATTTGGAACGGAGTACAATGCGTAAGGGTTCGGTACGTAGTCTAAGACGATGGACTGAATTTCTGAATAAACGTGAGCACTGCATCGCGCAACTTAACTGAGGAACGGACGGCCCACGGCTTGAGGTTGTCTTTGCACGCCTGCTTGAGCGTCTCCATTAGGTACTCTTGTGGCTGAAATGCGGTTATACTGGTACGAGAAATAACTAGTGGGACGATGGTCTTCTCCACGTGTGCGGTGCCATGCTTGGACTTCCACACCAGCTGATACACAGTTGCCTCGGTGCTGCGGTAAAGAAATTCCACTGCTTTTGGTAGCAGCACCTCGTCAAGCTCATCGAAGCCGATGTTTGCGTGCACGACGTGGAGCTTCTCTTCCGCGCCGATCACTCAGGCCGCGCAGCACTCTGCCGACGCCTGCAGGTCCATGGGAGAGTCGTCGTGTTGCATGATGTAGGTGTGCAGTTTGAGAGGAGGAAGCATACCCTAACTGGGCTGCCTGGTGTGATATATATATTGACAGGAGTTTACATACAGTTATAATATGGCAATCTATACCGACATACAAGTGCGTCTAAAGGCTTGGAGCTGTCTCGACGAGAGTGACTTTGTGAACCCATCAGCCACTTGATCTCCTGTAGGTATAAACCGTATATCCAAAAGTTTCTTAGCTACTCTCTCACGAACAAAATGATAATCCACTTCAATATTCTTAGTCctagcatgaaacactggattagCAGAGAGATACGTAGctccaatattatcacaccataaacacGTAGCTCGAGATTGTGGTACTCCCAGTTCTGCAAGCAATGTTTGTATCCATATGACTTCAGGCCTAGAATTAGCTAATGACTTGTATTCAGCCTCTGTACTTGAGCGAGAAACTGTTGCCTGTTTTCTGGCACTCCACGAGATCAAATTTGATCCCAAGAACACAGCAAATCCACCTGTTGATCTTTTATCATCTGGGCAACCAGCCAATCAACATCAGAAAATGCACTGACTAAAGTAGAGGTGGATTTACTCAGCCTTAGCCCAAGGGAGATAGTTCATTGTAAATATCTCAGAATTCTCTTAATTGCTGACCAATGAACAGTTGTAGGAGCATGCAAGAACTCACAGACCTTGTTCACAGAAAAGGAGATATCCGGCCTTGTCATGGTAATATACTGAAGTGCCCCAACAATACTTCTATAACGAGTAGAATCTTCACTACTCAGTAAGTCACCATCAAGCACTGGTAACTTTTCAGAAACTGAGAGAGGAGTATCAACTGCTTTACACATCTTCATATTCACTCGGGTAAGAAGATCATTGGCATATTTCTCTTGAGACATAATGATACCACCACGCACCTTCTTTACTTCAATGCCAAGGAAATAGTGCAATTCCCCTAAATCCTTTAGAGCAAAGTCCATGCCAAGATCAAGAAGTAATGCATCAACAACCTTCTCTGACgaactagcaacaacaatatcatcaacataaataagCATATAGATAGTCACTCCCCCTTTGTTGTAGAAGAACAGAGAGGTATCAGCCTTAGATGAAGAGAATCCAAGAGACTGACGTTTAGTACTAAGAAGAGAGTACCATGCCCGAGGAGCTTGTTTCAACCCATACAATGCCTTGTCCAATTTGCAGACATGTCCCATACGAGAGGACTCCTCAAATCCAGGAGGTTGCCTCAtgaagactgatacgtctccaacgtacctataatttctgatgttccatacttgttttatgacaatacttacatgttttgcttgcactttataatgtttttatgcgttttccggaactaacctattaacaagatgccgaagtgccagttcctgttttctgctatttttggttccagaaagctgttcgggcaatattctcggaattcgacgaaacaaagacccagcatcttatttttcccggaagaccccagaacaccgaaggggagacaaaGATGGGCCAGGGCccccccacacgacagggccgcgcgggctccaccctggccgcgccggcctatggggagggagccctggcgcccctccgactccgcctcttcgcctatataagtcctttcgacctaaaaacgcgataccaattgacgaaactccagaaagactccaggggcgccgccgccatcgcgacactccaattcgggggacagaagtctctgttccagcacccttccgggacggggaagtgcccccggaagccatctccatcgacgccaccgcctccatcatgctccgtgagtagttcccccatggactacgggttctagctgtagctagttggtattctctcccctatgtacttcaatacaatgatctcatgagctgccttacatgattgagattcatccgatgtaatcggtgttgtgtttgttgggatccgatggatgatacattatgattagtctatctataaagtttgtgaagttattgttgctgcaatcttgttatgcttaatgcttgtcactagggcccgagtggcatgatcttagatttaagctctatacttattgcttagattgtatctacaagttgtatgcacatgtcgctgtccggaaccaaaggccccgaagtgacagaaatcgggacaaccggaggggatggcggtgatgtgaggatcacatgttttcaccaagtgttaatgctttgctccggtactctattaaaaggagtaccttaatatccagtagattcccttgaggcccggctaccaccggctggtacgacaaaagatgttgtgcaagtttctcattgcgagcacgtacaactatatatggaaaacatgcctacatgattaataagctggatgttctaacttaatgctttgaattctatcaattgcccgactgtaatttgttcacccaacacttgttattggagagttaccactagtgtagatcgctgggaaccccgatccatctttcatcatcatatactcgttctacatgacattggaagtagtatcaactattttctggtgccattgctctcatattactattactagcTGTCTGTGCTacggttactacttgctctcatattactcgctactttcacatcacccctgttgctagtgcttttctaggtgcagctgaattgacaactcagttgttaaggcttataagtattctttacctccccttgtgtcgaatcaataaatttgggttttacttccctcgaagactaccgcgatcccctatacttgttggtcatcaagactgttttctggcgccgttgccggggaggcatagaactactcataagttcacctggggagtacactctacctctctctctgtttttattttgttttactttgttttgcttagtttacttttgcctagtttatttgtgcttagtttatttctgtcttgttttatttttcttagtttacttttgtctagttttttttgtcttgttttacttttctcatatacccaaaaatccataaaaatttgaaaaacctaaaaattaaaaactgctgttatggagaacccataacctacttggagcttatagaatattataataattatagagaatcaagagcgggaaaagtgatgagtgctgtgatagaaaaattgaatacaatttctaaaatcttgcttaaacgccatgatataaactgttgctctcaacaggacactaaacatcttaaatttcaatgtggctttagtgaggaatttttaattaagaactataatcggaatagctatattcattttgggtttgaagaggtagaacaatttgttatatttatgggagcctctgagatagaatccttcatggttaaaaattatgaaacttgtgttgtttgtaaggaccttaaagattatgtctcttctatccttaatttttgcaatgaaagttacactgataatccttatatcattgattataaagagagactcattaatgcacaagaatgcactcacaatttgcggggacctgtggaagaagaaattgatgaactcgaaagctcattggatgaaaaagaggaggaaattgatgaacctgaaagctcattggatgaaaaagaagaggagagtgatgaacaaaaggaggaagaatggattagctacccatgccaaccttctaatgagagtaactctttatctcttacactattttattgtcctccatgcttacccaaagaggttgaatgttatgttcctgtggattctcttgaaatattccctatgagtaaaacttgtgagaataattatgctactgttatttatgataatccatgctactttgataaatcttatgataatgctttgtttgtgctcgatgtcgaaatgcatggtactaaagaattttgcgtagcaaatgtttatgataaagctcttgatgatggtcctatgttacttgataatattaattgtactactaatgaaaatgggattggagaggtcttgacattatctatgagtcccatatcccttgagattgatcaaccatcttgttatattattgataaaagtgcgtttgaaagttttaatcgcactatttttgagcttgataaaaattatgtgtttatggatcatgaaaaacatgttatatgtgatagttatattattgagtttgttcatgaagctactgaaaattattatgagagaggaaaatatagttgtagaaattttcatggtgctaaaacacctctctatatgcttaaaattttgaagttactcttgttttatcttcttatgcttatcactttgttcttcatgaatttatttgtgtacaagattcctatgcataggaagtgggttagacttaaatgtgttttgaatttgctttttgatgctctcttttgcttcaactcttatttcttgcgagtgcatcattaaagctgctgagcccatcttaatggctataaagaaagaacttcttgggagataacccatgtgtttattttgctactgttttgttgtgtcttggaagttgttactactgtagcaacctctccttatctttattttattgcaatgttgtgccaagtgaagcctctaatcgaaggttgatactagatttggatttctgcgcagaaacagatttctatctgtcacgaatctgggctgttttctctgtaggtaactcagaaaaatctgccaatttacgtgcgtgttcctcagatatgtacgcaactttcattagttttgagttttctgatttgagtaacggaagtacctctttaaaattcgtctttactggctgttctgttttggcagattctgtctctgttttttgcattgtctcttgcggactttaagcaaggctttctagatgtggagagctgtagctaatgttttattgagttcttgcaatgtgtaactacagggccaaggtggattaaagttttttgagtactaacccctctaatgaagtttatgagaagtttggtgtgaaggaagttttcaagggtcaagagaggaggatgatatatgatcaagaagagtgaaaagcctaagcttggggatgcccccgtggttcatccctgcatatttcaagaagactcaagcgtctaagcttggggatgcccaaggcatccccttcttcatcaacttatcgggtttcttctattgaaactatatttttattcggtcacatcatatgtgctttacttggagcgtctatgtgcttttatttttgtttttgtttgaataagatcggatcctagcaatccttgtttgggagagagacacgctccgctttttcatatgaacacttgttcttcgttttacttttaatgttcaatgataaaagttggaagctacatcacttatggttatttggttggaaacagaaaatgcctcatattgtcttgaataatttgacacttggcaattgttttgagctctcaagtagatcatgattatgttttttcatgtagtttaaacctattagtggagaactactgtagagcttgttgaaattggtttgcatgattggtctctcttaaggtctagatattttcaggtaaaagtgtttgagcaacaaggaagacggtgtagagtattataatgcttgcaatatgttcttatgtaagttttgttgtaccggttcatacttgtgtttgcttcaaacaaccttgctagccaaagccttgtactgagaggaaatgcttctcgtgcatccaaaaccttgagccaaaacctatgccatttgtgtccaccatacctacctactacatggtatttctctgccattccaaagtaaattgcttgagtgctacctttaaacaattcaaaatttatcacctctgatttgtgtcaatgtttaatagctcatgaggaagtatgtggtgtttatctttcaatcttgttgggcaactttcaccaatggactagtggcttcatccgcttatccaataactttgcaaaaagagctggcaatgggattcccgagtcccaaattaattaacaaaaatagacactcctccatggtatgtgattgttggacggcacccgaaggattcggttagccatggcttgagaaagcaaaggtggggaggagtgtcatcataataaaactaaaataaaaaggcactccttcgtggtatgagattgttggcaggcacccgaggattcggttagccatggtttgtgaaagaaaggttggaaggagtgccacacaaaaataaaaataaaatgggagccgctctttgtaggtttgtctggcaagggggttagagtgcccactaccattcgttgacaacaacgaacacctctcaaaactttacttttatactctctatatgatttcaaaacttaaaaagctctagcacatga includes these proteins:
- the LOC124671105 gene encoding probable ubiquitin-conjugating enzyme E2 23 produces the protein MDIHQHDLVSFGPGLHDCGAVEGLEAEATAEDDVRTFQIIRFDNTLVTKKGSDLTVIDRSYLNIADVVASASDPGGQIGVVTGATTRLDLVRTDERDEVAEAAVRSVPASRLRRARALGLGDLVVSGPWLGQVSEVRVDADMSFDDGALCTVADAESKSRLLELLTAHGVILCQKNSFFCPGQRVRSCCSSVFKDARWLRGQWNADRDVATVVKVEMSGVLVHWIASRHCGTDPLLLEAFAPPAYQNPHDLTFFWVAYNNMGWGPADHCFFKEPGSTHGGSDFAQDHQIAEERHDDEDMTTDNRGAHNRDEEEVPELPSGKCHLQGGHMNKVELHMTVAKTQTYVDVLWQDGTRQCGIPSKSMVPFNITNDHEFLPGDHVLDNAASLDGSTASTINDDNIASDVTKPARRAGIVRTVCCKDQTVNVSWFKAAACPNEAREVECNDTVSTYSLERESGDTSNLGCIVVRLLPSSWSEMNKNVSPADLSWVGHVIDHPDGHVLVKWGDGSISTVFPHEIVVPRQEDYMVRKYESDEDSSTDDDETDEDSSTDDDEEPAVANTDNDLVNLAEDGDAGSDSAATSTYRLTSFISSELPTAAEDNVGESTKSSEEENNAADATGDGQYFCFSRFDVLQSPLDHHYLETADEGGSRGKSWVKVVQKEWKILKNHLPETIYVRAFEDRMDLLRAVMVGASGTPYENGLFFFDFYLPPSYPAVPPQVYYHSFGLRLNPNLYESGTVCLSLLDTFDGEGTEVWSPETSSLLQVLVSIQGLVLNDQPYYNEAGYERQVGTPAGRRNALPYGENAYLLTLRTMLYLLHRPPHGFEGFVKDHFVRRGRFVLGTCEAYLQGCVNGMHMEDDNAAKAGKERPCSAGLKLALANMVPSLLTAFKELGASGCEVFQKLLSPITRFS